The following proteins are encoded in a genomic region of Xenopus laevis strain J_2021 chromosome 3L, Xenopus_laevis_v10.1, whole genome shotgun sequence:
- the LOC108710398 gene encoding extracellular calcium-sensing receptor, which yields MRFRYENYQQFQAMRYAVEEINQRSDLLPNITLGFYAYDSCAAQQNEIKGTLWMLTGTNEVMPNYCCRKSPPLSAIIGHSKSTYSMLIGHILGLYKFPQISYFSTSSLLSDRTTFSSFFRTVPSDVFQSRGLAQMVLHFKWTWVGLIASNDDYGYKGLEVIKQEITKGGACVAYIIYMSRNLIDQNIHNIVQVIKESSANVLVAFCTDVYLIPVLDEMLKQNVTGKSFVASEAWSISNVLTVPKYSSLLSGTIGFAFHSSTIPGFQNYLNSINPLNTPGTMWSTFFWEEAFGCTFPNQTNHSIIVNDLENPCTGDENLENLQNSYNDVSSLRASHNIYTAVYVIAKALDDLNHCRTLAGPLFNKYCSKLNNFEPWQLLHYFKKVRVKLSNDREVYFDEDGNPPAVYDIVNWHLGSDGTIRQVKVGNYDATDTSRNIFSINISAIWWPTENNEIPFSVCGQSCPVGFRKAPRRGKPVCCFECVPCAQGEISNQTDSIDCLKCPWNMWPNSRRDRCFPKPIEFLSYEDSLGITLAAISSFSCVVPISIFRLFIHYKSTPIVRANNHYVSCILLVSLSFCFLCALAFIGYPQPEKCLLRQAAFGLVFALCVSCILAKTIIVVFAFMATKPGSSLKKWTTPYLPYMIIVICTLIQFTLCVLWLTISPPFPQYNIEAKPGIIVVECNENSPFAFWCMLGYLGFLASVSFTVAFLARRLPDNFNEAKLITFSMLAFLSVWVYFIPASLSAQGKYTVAMEIFAILTSSWALVVCMFLSKCFIILFRPNMNSRENLMGKDRGRK from the exons GTTCAGGTACGAAAATTACCAGCAGTTCCAGGCCATGAGATATGCAGTGGAAGAAATCAACCAAAGGTCTGACCTCCTCCCCAACATCACCTTGGGTTTCTATGCCTACGACTCTTGTGCCGCTCAACAAAATGAGATAAAGGGAACATTGTGGATGCTGACTGGCACAAATGAGGTCATGCCTAATTACTGCTGCAGAAAAAGCCCCCCTCTATCTGCTATTATTGGTCACTCAAAGTCCACTTACTCCATGCTCATTGGTCATATTCTTGGATTATACAAATTCCCACAG ATCAGCTACTTCTCAACCAGTTCTCTTCTCAGTGACAGGACAACGTTTTCCTCCTTCTTTAGAACTGTCCCAAGTGATGTCTTTCAGTCCAGAGGTCTGGCCCAAATGGTGTTACATTTTAAATGGACATGGGTCGGGCTCATAGCTTCTAATGATGATTATGGCTATAAAGGTTTAGAAGTTATCAAACAGGAGATAACAAAAGGAGGAGCTTGTGTagcctatataatatatatgtcaaGAAACCTCATTGATCAAAACATACATAACATTGTGCAGGTCATAAAAGAGTCAAGTGCCAATGTGCTGGTGGCCTTTTGTACGGACGTCTACTTAATCCCTGTTCTGGATGAGATGCTTAAGCAAAATgtaactggaaaaagttttgTTGCCAGTGAAGCTTGGTCCATTTCAAATGTCTTAACTGTGCCAAAATACTCTTCTTTGCTGTCTGGAACTATTGGCTTTGCTTTTCATAGTTCAACTATCCCAGGgtttcaaaattatttgaacTCCATTAATCCGCTCAATACACCAGGGACAATGTGGTCAACATTTTTCTGGGAAGAAGCATTTGGGTGCACGTTTCCTAACCAGACAAACCACTCTATTATTGTGAATGATCTAGAAAACCCATGCACAGGAGATGAAAATCTAGAAAACCTTCAGAACAGCTATAATGATGTTTCCAGTTTAAGAGCTTCTCACAATATCTATACTGCTGTGTATGTCATAGCAAAAGCTCTGGATGACCTCAACCATTGCCGAACTTTGGCTGGGCCATTGTTTAACAAATATTGTTCAAAGTTAAATAACTTTGAGCCATGGCAG CTTTTGCATTACTTTAAGAAAGTCCGGGTAAAGCTAAGCAATGATCGAGAAGTTTACTTTGATGAGGATGGAAATCCACCAGCTGTATATGATATAGTGAACTGGCATCTGGGGTCAGATGGCACCATAAGGCAGGTGAAAGTTGGAAACTATGACGCAACGGATACTTCAAGAAATATATTTAGCATCAATATTAGTGCAATATGGTGGCCAACAGAAAATAATGAG ATTCCATTTTCTGTTTGCGGACAGAGCTGCCCAGTGGGGTTCAGGAAAGCGCCAAGAAGAGGAAAACCAGTGTGCTGCTTTGAGTGTGTTCCATGTGCCCAAGGAGAGATCTCCAATCAAACAG attcCATTGACTGTTTGAAGTGTCCCTGGAACATGTGGCCCAACAGCAGAAGAGACAGATGTTTTCCAAAACCCATTGAGTTCCTTTCCTATGAAGATTCTTTGGGAATCACACTGGCAGCAATAAGTAGTTTCTCTTGTGTAGTTCCAATTTCTATCTTTCGACTTTTCATTCATTATAAATCCACCCCAATTGTGAGAGCCAATAACCATTATGTAAGCTGTATTCTTTTAGTATCTTTAtctttctgcttcctctgtgcTTTGGCTTTCATTGGTTACCCACAACCTGAGAAGTGTCTTCTACGTCAGGCTGCATTTGGTCTTGTCTTTGCCCTCTGTGTGTCCTGCATTTTGGCCAAAACTATTATAGTTGTATTTGCCTTCATGGCCACTAAACCTGGGAGCAGCCTCAAAAAATGGACAACTCCGTATTTGCCCTACATGATCATTGTCATTTGCACCCTTATACAATTCACTTTGTGTGTTTTATGGTTGACCATCTCTCCTCCTTTCCCTCAATACAATATTGAAGCCAAACCTGGAATCATTGTTGTAGAGTGCAATGAAAACTCTCCATTTGCCTTCTGGTGCATGCTGGGATATCTTGGATTTTTAGCCTCTGTCAGTTTTACTGTTGCTTTTCTGGCCAGGAGGCTCCCAGACAACTTCAACGAGGCCAAATTAATAACATTCAGTATGTTGGCCTTCCTCAGTGTCTGGGTGTACTTTATTCCGGCTTCTCTCAGTGCCCAGGGCAAGTATACTGTTGCCATGGAGATCTTTGCAATTCTGACTTCCAGCTGGGCCCTTGTGGTCTGCATGTTCCTCTCCAAATGTTTCATTATATTGTTCAGACCCAACATGAACTCCAGAGAAAATCTCATGGGGAAAGACAGGggaaggaaataa
- the LOC108710399 gene encoding extracellular calcium-sensing receptor has product MRFRLEFFQQFQTFRFAVEEINRSPDLLPNSTLGFYVYDSCAVLQRELAGTLWMISGLDRVIPNYCCLIHPALTAVIGHSTSTFSILMAHIMGLYKIPQISYYSTSSLLSDKTQFPSFFRTVPSDDFQSRGLAQMVLHFKWKWVGLVASNDDYGSEAIKVIRQEVMKEGACVAYTVYISGNLLYQNLPTIVKMIKESSANVIIAFSIDFYLTPLLNEMLKQNVTGKTFVASEAWSISDILVVEKYFSLLTGTIGFAFYSSTIPGFQEFLNSINVYNTPGIYWTQKLWEEAFGCTFINQNNLTDTMNNFKKQCTGEEHLNSVQNNYNDVSRLRASYNIYTAVYVIAKALHDLSHCQATDGPLVQDHFSDRGHFEPWQSFLQLLNYFKKVRVKLDSNREVFFDKDGNPPAIYDIVNWQLGSDGTIKQVKVGSYDTLNSSGDIFNINTKLMWWATESQEIPKSVCSQSCSNGFKKSLKEGEPVCCFHCFPCAQGEISNQTDSIECWKCPWDMWPNSKRDRCFPKPIEFLSYEDPLGLTLAATSAFSSMVPMSIFHLFINYKDTPIVRANNFHVSCILLVSVAFCFLCALAFIGYPQPEKCLLRQATFGLVFTLCVSCILAKTVIVVFAFMATKPGSRLKKWTTPYMPYMIITFCTFIQLILCLIWLTISPPFFQYNIEAKPGIIVVECNENSQFAFWCMLGYLGILASVSFTVAFLARRLPDNFNEAKLITFSMLAFLSVWVYFIPASVSAQGKYTVAMEIFAILASSWALVVCMFLPKCFIILFRPNMNSRENLMRKERVRK; this is encoded by the exons ATGAG GTTCCGCCTTGAATTCTTTCAGCAGTTCCAGACCTTCAGGTTTGCAGTGGAAGAGATCAACAGAAGCCCCGATCTCCTACCCAACAGTACCCTGGGTTTCTATGTGTATGATTCCTGTGCTGTTCTCCAAAGAGAGTTAGCGGGAACATTATGGATGATAAGTGGTCTGGACAGAGTGATACCCAATTACTGCTGCCTGATACATCCTGCTCTTACCGCTGTTATTGGTCACTCAACGTCCACTTTCTCCATCCTCATGGCTCATATCATGGGATTGTACAAAATTCCACAG ATCAGCTACTATTCTACCAGCTCTCTCTTGAGTGACAAGACACAGTTTCCTTCATTTTTTAGGACTGTCCCAAGTGATGACTTTCAGTCCAGGGGGCTGGCTCAGATggttttgcattttaaatggaAATGGGTGGGGCTCGTAGCTTCTAATGATGATTATGGAAGTGAAGCAATAAAGGTCATCAGACAGGAGGTCATGAAAGAAGGAGCTTGTGTGGCTTACACAGTGTATATTTCCGGCAACCTGCTCTACCAAAATCTACCTACCATTGTTAAAATGATAAAGGAGTCAAGTGCCAATGTTATAATAGCCTTCTCAATTGATTTCTACTTAACTCCCCTCCTGAATGAGATGCTGAAACAAAATGTAACTGGCAAAACGTTTGTTGCCAGCGAGGCTTGGTCCATTTCAGACATTTTAGTagtggaaaaatatttttccttactCACTGGAACTATAGGTTTTGCATTCTACAGCTCTACAATTCCAGGGTTTCAAGAGTTCCTCAATTCCATTAATGTCTACAATACACCAGGAATATATTGGACACAAAAGTTATGGGAAGAAGCTTTTGGCTGCACATTTATTAACCAGAACAACCTTACTGATACaatgaataattttaaaaaacaatgtacagGAGAAGAACATTTAAATTCTGTTCAGAACAACTATAATGATGTGTCCAGATTAAGAGCTTCCTACAATATCTATACTGCAGTGTATGTGATAGCAAAAGCTCTGCATGACCTCAGTCATTGCCAAGCCACAGATGGACCATTGGTTCAAGATCATTTTTCAGATAGAGGACATTTTGAACCATGGCAG TCCTTTCTGCAGCTACTGAATTATTTTAAGAAAGTCAGAGTAAAGCTAGACAGCAATCGAGAAGTTTTCTTTGATAAGGATGGAAACCCACCAGCTATTTATGACATAGTGAACTGGCAGCTGGGATCAGATGGAACCATCAAGCAAGTGAAAGTGGGAAGCTATGACACTTTGAATTCTTCTGGGGACATATTCAACATCAATACAAAGTTGATGTGGTGGGCTACAGAGAGTCAGGAG ATTCCAAAATCTGTTTGTAGTCAGAGTTGTTCAAATGGGTTCAAAAAGTCCTTAAAGGAAGGAGAGCCAGtgtgctgctttcattgttttccttgtgCCCAAGGAGAGATCTCCAATCAGACAG ATTCCATTGAGTGCTGGAAGTGTCCCTGGGACATGTGGCCTAACAGTAAAAGAGACAGATGCTTTCCTAAACCCATTGAGTTCCTTTCCTATGAAGATCCCCTGGGGTTGACCCTAGCAGCTACCAGTGCTTTCTCCTCTATGGTGCCAATGTctatttttcatctttttattaattataaagaCACCCCAATTGTGAGAGCCAATAACTTTCACGTGAGCTGTATTCTCTTAGTATCTGTGgccttctgcttcctctgtgctTTGGCTTTCATTGGTTACCCCCAACCTGAGAAGTGTCTTCTGCGTCAGGCTACATTTGGTCTTGTTTTTACCCTCTGTGTATCCTGCATTTTGGCCAAAACTGTCATTGTTGTATTTGCTTTTATGGCCACTAAACCTGGGAGCAGGCTCAAAAAATGGACAACTCCGTATATGCCCTACATGATCATTACTTTTTGCACCTTCATACAACTTATTTTGTGTTTGATTTGGTTGACCATCTCCCCGCCTTTCTTTCAATACAATATTGAAGCCAAACCTGGAATCATTGTTGTAGAGTGCAATGAAAACTCTCAATTTGCCTTCTGGTGCATGCTGGGATATCTTGGAATTTTAGCCTCTGTCAGTTTCACTGTAGCTTTTCTGGCCAGGAGGCTTCCCGACAACTTCAATGAGGCCAAATTAATAACATTCAGTATGTTGGCCTTCCTCAGTGTCTGGGTGTACTTTATTCCAGCCTCTGTCAGTGCCCAGGGCAAGTATACTGTTGCCATGGAGATCTTTGCAATTCTGGCTTCTAGCTGGGCCCTTGTCGTCTGTATGTTCCTCCccaagtgttttattattttgttcagACCCAACATGAACTCCAGAGAAAACCTTATGAGAAAGGAAAGAGTAAggaaatag